Proteins from one Oscillatoria nigro-viridis PCC 7112 genomic window:
- a CDS encoding trifunctional serine/threonine-protein kinase/ATP-binding protein/sensor histidine kinase, whose amino-acid sequence MINLAGYEITNQIHESNNSLVYRGLRKQDNQPVILKFLKQDYPMPASLVRYKQEYEITRNLHLESVPQTYSLERYHNSLAIIFEDCGGDSLKLLLASHQLTLEEFLLIAIKITRALGEIHQHKIIHKDINPSNIIINSTTGRVQIIDFGISTVLKRENPTLKNPNVLEGTLSYISPEQTGRMNRAIDYRTDFYSLGVTFYELLTRQLPWDYSDAMELIHCHIAKQAVPPHQINLEIPKAVSDIVMKLLAKTAEARYQSPWGIIADLEECLEQLKTTGAIADFAIAQKDITDKFQIPQKLYGRETEVETLLAAFERVSRGSTEMMLVSGYSGIGKSALVQEVYKPITKARGYFIAGKFDQFQRNIPYAAVVKAFQSLVKQLLTESENQLNTWKQKILAAVGANSQIIVDVIPEVELIIGPQPAVQELGATEAQNRFNLVFLKFIRVFCSVDYPLVIFLDDLQWADAATLKLLQVMIADEPTNYLFLIGAYRDNEVNPSHPLMMTLDELQNQGARIERITLAPLHLHQISNLISDTVRKDQKSALPLAELVVSKTQGNPFFVNQFLKTLYQENLLRFNFQERNWDWNISEIESVGITDNVIELMLGKLKRLPASTQQVLRLAACVGNSFDLNTLSIINEKSWATTFQELLPAIQEGLILTTSELGAAESEIINSDLVITTYKFLHDRVQQSGYALIDSQLQTAIHLQIGRLLLANISPERRAERIFEIADHLNSGRNLIVDEHEKIELAILNLTAARKAKDATAYAAARDYLKIGREILPGDIWQDSYELAFTFHKELAEAEYLNGNFEESEALIKVAFARAKSELEKAEIYNILIVQYTLLSKYEAAVQSGLKALHLLGIDLAEDNLSEAVNAEMAAATACLANQEIASLINAEKMKDPAQLMAMKLLGNMGPLTFFSSQELWKLTVIEAINLSLKYGFVAGGSYCYSCYGIILNSILGNYQSAYEFGRLALTLSENSNNLSQNCQDSVIFANYLNCWVRSLKTTAQINNEGYKVGLQSGNLQWTGYNRMFQTITYFFQGMNLNNLLEDIGKSLHFCYHTKNLWAIDIIIANKIAILNLMGEEDEVSEKQHLENFHERKSMAALCEFYVLKAQNLYLDEQYSEALEASERAAGLIDYLMGHISSAHHYFYRCLILTALYSEVSESERKDYWQQLEANQKLIKVWADNCSESFAHKFSLVAAEMARISGRDLEAMDLYDRASSEAREGDFIQNEALAAFLAAKFWLGKDKEEFAQIYLTKAHYGYQYWGAKRQVEYLEEKYPQLIARISGKTTTQTKVNRTTTATTSNNLGETLDLATVMKASFAISGEIVLSRLLERLMKIAIENAGAQKGFLILEKAGNWAIEAEGSVQEDEVSVLRSLPLNAEAASGGTPLLACAIANYVIRTQENVVLNNAAQEGQFTRDPYIAATQPKSILCTPLLHQGKLTGLLYLENNLTEGAFTTDRLELLKLLSSQIAISIENAQLYKNLQDFNQNLEQLVSDRTQQLSNTLEALKATQTQLVESEKMASLGGLVAGVAHEINTPIGVGVTVASALAENTTEFVSIYKSGKMKRSDLEEFVDIATQSSKALLINLERAAALIQSFKQVAVDRSSEERRTFQIRPYLDEILLQLKPKLKNSQHSLKIKGDSKIAITSYPGALSQVVTNLLINSLIHAYEPGLSGEIIFDWEQEDNRLRFEYADEGKGIPPENLSKIFEPFFTTKRGQGGSGLGLHIVYNLVTQKLKGEIECLSEVGRGTKFIIKLPMQIDSQM is encoded by the coding sequence ATGATTAACTTAGCGGGCTACGAGATTACTAACCAAATTCATGAAAGTAACAATTCTTTAGTTTACCGCGGACTGAGAAAGCAAGACAACCAACCGGTAATTCTCAAATTTCTCAAACAAGATTATCCGATGCCAGCTTCCTTAGTCAGATACAAGCAGGAATACGAAATTACACGCAATCTTCACCTAGAAAGTGTGCCTCAAACCTACAGCTTAGAAAGGTACCATAACAGTTTGGCTATCATTTTCGAGGATTGTGGTGGAGACTCATTAAAGCTCTTATTGGCTTCTCACCAACTTACCTTAGAAGAGTTTTTATTAATAGCTATTAAAATAACCAGGGCTTTAGGTGAAATTCATCAACATAAAATTATTCATAAAGATATCAATCCCAGCAATATTATTATTAACTCAACCACAGGGCGAGTTCAAATTATAGATTTTGGCATCTCTACTGTTTTAAAGCGCGAAAATCCTACCCTGAAAAATCCTAATGTTTTAGAAGGCACTCTTAGCTATATATCGCCGGAACAAACAGGCAGAATGAACAGAGCCATAGACTACCGCACTGATTTTTACTCATTAGGAGTCACTTTTTACGAACTGCTAACGCGGCAATTGCCCTGGGATTACAGCGATGCAATGGAATTAATCCACTGTCACATTGCCAAACAAGCAGTACCGCCCCATCAAATCAATCTAGAAATTCCTAAAGCTGTTTCTGATATTGTGATGAAGCTATTAGCGAAAACCGCTGAAGCCAGATATCAAAGCCCTTGGGGAATTATCGCTGACTTAGAAGAATGCCTAGAACAATTAAAAACTACGGGAGCAATTGCAGATTTTGCCATCGCCCAAAAAGATATTACAGATAAGTTTCAGATACCTCAGAAACTCTACGGCAGAGAAACAGAAGTAGAAACCTTATTAGCAGCCTTTGAGCGAGTCAGCAGGGGCAGCACCGAAATGATGCTAGTATCCGGTTACTCTGGCATTGGAAAATCCGCCTTAGTACAAGAAGTTTATAAACCAATTACTAAAGCCAGAGGTTATTTTATTGCCGGAAAATTCGACCAATTTCAACGAAATATCCCTTACGCGGCCGTTGTCAAAGCCTTTCAATCATTAGTCAAGCAACTCTTAACAGAAAGCGAAAATCAACTCAACACCTGGAAACAAAAAATATTAGCTGCGGTTGGCGCTAACAGTCAAATCATTGTAGATGTCATTCCGGAAGTAGAATTAATCATTGGCCCACAGCCGGCCGTACAAGAATTAGGCGCTACCGAAGCACAAAATCGCTTTAATTTAGTATTTCTCAAATTCATCCGCGTGTTTTGTTCAGTTGACTATCCCTTAGTCATCTTTCTCGACGATTTACAATGGGCTGATGCCGCTACATTGAAATTGCTACAAGTAATGATAGCAGATGAGCCAACGAACTATCTATTTCTAATTGGTGCTTATCGAGACAACGAAGTCAACCCATCTCATCCTTTAATGATGACTTTGGACGAGCTGCAAAATCAAGGTGCCAGAATCGAGCGAATTACTTTAGCTCCCCTACACCTTCACCAAATAAGTAACTTAATTAGTGATACCGTGCGTAAAGACCAAAAATCAGCCCTCCCCCTAGCCGAGTTAGTGGTCAGTAAAACTCAAGGCAATCCTTTTTTTGTCAATCAGTTTCTCAAAACTCTCTATCAAGAAAACCTGCTAAGATTCAATTTTCAAGAAAGAAACTGGGATTGGAATATTTCAGAAATTGAATCAGTAGGCATTACTGATAACGTCATTGAATTGATGCTAGGAAAATTGAAAAGACTGCCCGCATCAACTCAGCAAGTTTTGCGTTTGGCTGCTTGCGTGGGTAATAGTTTTGACTTAAACACTCTTTCAATTATTAATGAAAAATCCTGGGCGACCACGTTTCAAGAACTCTTGCCAGCCATCCAAGAGGGATTAATCTTAACTACTTCTGAGTTAGGCGCTGCCGAATCAGAAATAATTAACTCAGACTTGGTAATTACTACTTATAAATTTTTGCACGACCGCGTGCAGCAGTCAGGTTACGCTTTGATTGACTCCCAACTGCAAACAGCAATTCACCTACAAATTGGTCGTCTGTTACTGGCAAATATTTCTCCCGAGCGACGAGCCGAAAGAATTTTTGAAATTGCGGATCATTTGAATTCGGGTCGGAATTTAATCGTTGACGAACACGAGAAAATTGAACTAGCTATTTTAAATTTAACAGCCGCTCGCAAAGCCAAAGATGCAACGGCTTATGCTGCTGCCAGAGATTACTTAAAAATCGGTCGAGAAATTTTACCGGGCGATATTTGGCAAGACTCCTACGAACTAGCTTTTACCTTTCATAAGGAGCTGGCAGAGGCTGAATATTTAAACGGCAATTTTGAAGAATCAGAAGCTTTAATAAAAGTGGCATTTGCCCGGGCAAAATCCGAGCTAGAAAAAGCCGAAATATACAACATTTTGATCGTGCAGTACACTCTCTTGAGTAAATATGAAGCAGCAGTGCAATCTGGATTAAAAGCCCTGCACTTGCTGGGCATAGATTTGGCTGAAGATAATTTAAGCGAGGCGGTTAATGCGGAAATGGCGGCAGCTACAGCCTGCTTGGCAAACCAAGAAATTGCTTCATTAATTAATGCCGAAAAGATGAAAGATCCGGCTCAACTAATGGCAATGAAATTATTGGGAAACATGGGGCCGCTAACGTTCTTTTCCTCTCAAGAACTGTGGAAGTTGACTGTGATCGAAGCGATTAACCTTTCTCTCAAGTACGGTTTTGTAGCGGGAGGGTCTTACTGCTATTCGTGTTATGGAATTATCCTGAATTCAATTTTAGGGAATTACCAATCTGCTTATGAGTTTGGCAGACTCGCTCTGACTCTGAGCGAAAATTCAAATAATTTGTCTCAAAATTGCCAAGATAGTGTGATATTTGCCAATTACTTAAACTGCTGGGTGAGGTCTCTCAAAACTACGGCCCAAATTAATAACGAAGGTTATAAAGTTGGCTTGCAATCGGGCAATTTGCAATGGACTGGTTATAACCGGATGTTTCAAACTATTACCTATTTCTTCCAGGGCATGAATTTGAATAATCTCTTGGAAGATATTGGCAAGTCGCTCCATTTCTGCTATCATACTAAAAATCTCTGGGCGATTGATATTATTATTGCTAATAAGATAGCAATTTTGAATTTGATGGGAGAAGAGGATGAAGTTAGCGAAAAACAGCATTTAGAAAATTTTCATGAGCGTAAAAGTATGGCAGCGCTGTGCGAGTTTTATGTTTTAAAAGCGCAGAATCTTTATCTTGACGAACAGTACAGTGAGGCGCTAGAAGCATCTGAACGGGCGGCAGGGCTGATCGATTATTTGATGGGTCATATTTCTAGTGCTCATCATTATTTTTACCGCTGTCTGATTTTAACGGCTCTATATTCTGAGGTTTCTGAATCGGAGCGAAAAGATTACTGGCAGCAATTAGAAGCTAATCAGAAACTAATCAAAGTTTGGGCGGATAACTGTTCGGAAAGTTTTGCACATAAATTCTCGCTAGTGGCGGCAGAAATGGCGAGAATTTCAGGTCGAGATTTGGAGGCGATGGATTTGTACGATCGCGCTTCTTCTGAGGCTAGAGAGGGTGATTTTATTCAGAATGAAGCGCTGGCGGCGTTTCTTGCTGCTAAGTTTTGGTTGGGGAAAGATAAAGAAGAGTTTGCCCAAATTTACTTGACTAAAGCTCACTATGGCTACCAATATTGGGGTGCTAAACGTCAAGTTGAGTATTTAGAGGAAAAGTATCCTCAATTAATAGCGAGAATTTCTGGGAAGACAACTACTCAAACAAAAGTTAACCGCACCACGACGGCGACTACTAGCAACAATTTGGGAGAGACGCTAGACTTAGCTACGGTGATGAAAGCTTCTTTCGCGATTTCGGGTGAAATTGTTTTGAGTAGGTTGCTGGAAAGGTTGATGAAGATTGCGATCGAGAATGCGGGGGCGCAAAAAGGCTTTTTGATTTTAGAAAAAGCGGGAAACTGGGCGATTGAGGCGGAAGGTTCGGTGCAGGAGGATGAGGTTAGCGTGCTGCGATCGCTTCCTCTCAATGCAGAAGCAGCTTCTGGGGGAACTCCTTTGCTGGCTTGTGCTATCGCTAATTATGTGATTCGCACTCAGGAAAATGTGGTGTTAAATAATGCGGCTCAAGAGGGACAATTTACTCGCGATCCTTATATTGCAGCTACTCAACCGAAGTCTATTCTTTGCACTCCTCTGCTGCACCAAGGTAAGCTGACTGGCCTTCTTTATTTGGAAAATAACCTGACTGAAGGGGCTTTTACTACCGATCGGCTTGAGTTGTTAAAACTTTTATCTTCCCAAATTGCTATTTCTATTGAGAATGCTCAACTTTACAAAAATTTACAGGATTTTAATCAAAACTTAGAGCAATTAGTGAGCGATCGCACTCAACAATTATCGAACACCCTAGAGGCTTTAAAAGCTACCCAAACTCAGTTAGTCGAATCTGAAAAAATGGCCTCTCTGGGAGGATTAGTTGCTGGTGTTGCCCATGAAATTAATACTCCCATCGGAGTGGGTGTCACTGTTGCTTCAGCTTTGGCAGAAAATACTACCGAATTTGTATCTATTTATAAAAGCGGCAAAATGAAGCGCTCGGATTTAGAAGAGTTTGTCGATATTGCTACCCAAAGCAGTAAGGCACTTCTAATTAACCTAGAGCGGGCGGCAGCCTTGATTCAAAGCTTTAAGCAAGTAGCAGTAGATCGCTCTAGCGAAGAACGACGTACTTTCCAGATCAGACCTTATCTTGATGAAATTTTATTACAATTAAAACCCAAGTTGAAAAATAGCCAACATTCGCTTAAAATTAAGGGAGATAGCAAAATAGCCATAACTTCTTATCCAGGAGCCTTGTCCCAAGTTGTGACAAACTTGCTAATCAATTCTCTGATTCATGCCTACGAACCAGGGCTTTCTGGGGAAATAATTTTTGATTGGGAGCAAGAAGATAATCGGCTAAGGTTTGAATACGCCGATGAAGGTAAAGGTATTCCCCCAGAAAACTTAAGTAAAATTTTTGAGCCATTCTTTACCACTAAGCGCGGTCAAGGTGGCAGTGGGTTAGGGTTACATATTGTCTACAATTTAGTCACGCAAAAACTAAAAGGTGAAATTGAATGTCTAAGTGAGGTGGGAAGAGGAACCAAGTTTATTATTAAATTACCCATGCAAATTGATTCACAAATGTAA
- a CDS encoding ATP-binding protein, translating to MKSDFDDLLTKPSPETVFFAEGLDSDDEILFADETTEEKLSESWKILVVDDEAQVHTATEISLRKFVFENKSLTFINAYSAREAKQLIQENPDVAIILLDVIMETDDAGLNFVKYVREVLGNQLVRIILRTGQPGQVPEKSIIINYDINDYKTKTELTTSKLYTTMLTALRSFSLSQNLLSEIERREQVEKALRISEEKEHQKSVALEHFVKELQETQLQLVQSEKMSSLGQLVAGVAHEINNPVNFIYGNLSHANDYIKELINMLNLYQRHYPQPAAEIIHEIEDAELPFIIDDLPKLLSSMQLGIERIRNIVHSLRNFSRLDETEIKSVDIHEGINSTLMILQHRLKAKSDRPAINVIKDYGVLPLVNCYAGQLNQVFMNLLANAIDALEERLSREDGAVFHPQILIRTEVVPGSSHDNISSASHILVTITDNGVGMTDNVHAKLFTPFFTTKPAGKGTGMGLSISRKILIEKHCGQLECISTPEQGTQFIIDLPTICRATNIAVANA from the coding sequence ATGAAAAGTGATTTTGACGATTTGTTAACTAAACCATCTCCAGAAACAGTATTCTTTGCCGAAGGACTCGACTCGGATGACGAGATATTGTTTGCAGATGAAACCACAGAAGAAAAACTGAGTGAAAGCTGGAAAATTTTAGTTGTAGATGATGAGGCTCAAGTTCACACCGCTACCGAAATTTCACTAAGGAAGTTTGTCTTTGAAAATAAATCTTTAACTTTTATCAATGCTTACTCCGCTCGTGAAGCTAAACAGCTAATCCAAGAAAATCCTGATGTTGCCATCATCTTACTTGATGTAATTATGGAAACAGATGATGCTGGCTTAAACTTTGTTAAATATGTCCGAGAAGTTTTAGGCAATCAGTTAGTGCGAATTATTTTACGCACGGGTCAACCCGGACAAGTACCTGAAAAAAGCATTATTATTAATTACGATATTAATGACTATAAAACTAAAACTGAATTAACGACATCAAAGCTATACACTACGATGCTAACAGCTTTGAGAAGTTTTTCTCTCAGTCAGAATTTGCTGTCTGAAATAGAGCGGCGCGAACAAGTAGAGAAAGCACTCCGTATCAGTGAAGAAAAAGAGCACCAAAAATCTGTTGCCTTAGAGCATTTTGTCAAAGAACTCCAAGAAACACAACTCCAGCTAGTTCAAAGTGAAAAAATGTCTAGTCTCGGTCAATTAGTTGCAGGTGTCGCTCATGAAATCAACAATCCGGTTAACTTTATTTATGGCAATCTGTCCCACGCCAACGACTATATTAAAGAACTCATTAATATGTTGAATCTTTACCAAAGGCATTACCCGCAACCAGCAGCAGAAATTATCCATGAAATAGAAGATGCAGAGTTGCCATTTATCATAGATGATTTACCAAAATTGCTTTCTTCCATGCAGTTAGGGATCGAACGCATTCGCAATATTGTTCACTCTCTACGCAATTTTTCTCGGTTGGATGAAACTGAAATTAAATCAGTAGATATCCACGAAGGCATTAATAGCACTTTGATGATATTACAGCACCGACTAAAGGCTAAGTCCGATCGGCCTGCTATTAATGTGATAAAAGACTATGGCGTATTGCCGCTTGTGAACTGTTATGCCGGTCAGCTCAATCAGGTGTTTATGAACCTTTTAGCGAATGCTATAGATGCTTTAGAAGAGAGACTAAGTAGAGAAGATGGTGCAGTTTTTCACCCCCAGATTTTGATTCGGACTGAAGTTGTACCCGGCAGTTCGCATGATAACATTAGCTCGGCTTCCCACATCCTCGTAACAATTACTGATAATGGTGTGGGAATGACAGATAACGTTCATGCTAAACTTTTCACTCCATTTTTTACTACTAAGCCCGCAGGAAAAGGTACAGGCATGGGATTGTCCATCAGCCGAAAAATTCTGATAGAAAAACACTGCGGTCAATTGGAGTGTATTTCTACGCCTGAGCAGGGAACGCAGTTTATTATTGATCTGCCGACTATCTGTAGAGCCACTAATATCGCCGTAGCTAATGCCTAG
- a CDS encoding transposase, which produces MQFTTYTWNMLYFYRTVGNASEEIVKKYIENQHN; this is translated from the coding sequence ATGCAGTTTACTACGTATACGTGGAATATGCTGTATTTTTACCGCACAGTTGGTAACGCCTCGGAAGAGATTGTTAAAAAATATATTGAAAACCAACACAATTAA